The sequence below is a genomic window from Ensifer adhaerens.
GCGGCATGCCGAAGATGAGCGAAAGGCCGATCGCGCCCCCGAGGAACTCCGCAAGATCCGTTGCCATGGCGGCGATCTCGCTGATCACCCACATCACATAGACCATCGGCTTGGGATATTGCTCGCGGCACATCTCGGCGAGATTCATGCCCGTCACGATACCCAGTTTGGCCGATAGAGACTGGAATAGCATCGCGATCAGGTTCGCCGCCAGAAGAACCCATAGCAGCGCATAGCCGTAGCCTGCCCCCGCCTGAATGTTCGTCGCGAAATTGCCGGGGTCCATGTAGGCAATAGAGGCAATGACTGCCGGACCGAAGAAGGGCAGGAACGCACGCACCCCGCTCCTGCGGCCGGCCAGCGCATCGCGCATCGCCTGCTCGTGCCGCGAGGCAATGGTGGAACCGCTCTCCAACTGCATTTCGTCGCGCAACATGCTTCTATCCATCTAATTTATAGCACATGCTATAATAATTAGCTTATGACAAGTCCCTGTCAATAAGGTCGACGTACAAAATTTTCGCTTGCCGCCGGGCCGCAACGCGTTCAGAAAGCCGGGGAAGCCGGGCGTGAAAATGACAGGCGGGGGCATGGCAAAACGGAAGTCGACAGGCGCGGAAGACGCATTGGCAGCGCCCGGAACGCGGGCAGCCGCCTTTCAGCAAGCGCGCGATGCGAGACGATCGGAGCTTCTGGAAGATTACGTCGAGCTGATTGACGATCTTGTGCGCGCCACCGGCGAGGCAAGGCAGGTTGATATCGCGGCCTATCTCGGCGTCGCGCAGCCCACGGTCGCGCGGATGCTCAATCGTCTCTCGGATGCCGGCCTCATCGAAAAGCGGCCCTATCGTGGCATCTTCCTCAGCGAAGCGGGCATGAAGCTCGCCGAGGAAGGTCGCGAGCGGCATGCGATTGTCGAAACCTTTTTGATCGATATTGGCATCGATCCCGAGATCGCAAGCTGCGACGCGGAGGGCATCGAGCATCATGTCAGCCGCGAAACCCTTGCCGCCTTCAAGGCCTATTCGACCGCGAAGCGCGAGAAATAATCCATAATATCGGGAAAAGCTGGAGCGGGTGAAGGGAATCGAACCCTCGTATTCAGCTTGGGAAGCTGCTGCTCTACCATTGAGCTACACCCGCGCTGCGACCGTCTGGTCACGCCCGCACAAATCCAACACTCGGGCCGCTTTGTCAAGCGACAGCACGAGACACGCCGTGCTGACCACATCATGAGGGCCTGTGCTTGGAGCAGCTCTCGCCGGGCAGTCTTCCGCGCTGACGTCGTGGCGAACTACCCCTCCGGCTCTCCGATTCCGGCGTGCCACAGGTCGTGTTATGCTTTCCTGTCCGAGGGCACCGAGGGCGGAAGGGCAAGACCGGGCGGAGGCTCCGCCGGAGAAATGCCCCTTATCAGGCCATCGATATAGGAAAGAGCGTTTTGCAGGCCGTTCATGGTATAGGGCTTCTCGATGACACCCAGAGCGCCTGCAAAGTCTTCCGGAATACGCCTGACATTGCCGGTCACGAAAACGAACGGGATATGGCTCTTCGAAAGATAGTAGCCGACGTCCACGCCCCGGGGACCGTCGATCAGATGGATATCGACAAAGGCGAAATCGGGCTTGTCGCGGTCTATCACCTCAAGGGCAGCCTTGTAGGACGGCGCCTGCGCCACGACCTCGTGACCCGCAGCCTCGATTTCATATTCCAGTTCCAGCGCCAGCAGCGCCTCGTCCTCGACGATCAAGATGCGCAAAGCTATTCCCTCTTCTCGCTGACGGGCAGAGTGACACAAACGTCCGTCCGATGCCCTTCAACATTGCGTTCGATTTTGGCGCCGACCTGACGGGCGCAGGTCTCGAGCATGACCTGGCCGAAAGCATCATCTTCCGGATCGACGACCACCGGTGAAACGGTGTCGACCACCCTGATCAGGAAATGTCCGTTAAGCCTGCGCACCTCCAAGTGAATTTCGCCGCCGCCATCGGCAAGTCCACGGCGAAATGCGTCGCCAACCAGTTCATTCATGATCAGGGCGAGCGGCGAGGCTTTCTCGGCCGAGACGTGGACAGGGTGCAGGTCGGTCGTGAAGCGGATATCGGGACGCCTGAGAGAGCCGACCAGATCGAGCACGAGTTCATTGGCAAAGTCGGCAACATCAAACCGCGTGACGTCATCGGCGGTGAAAAGCTTGCGCTGAACCGTGCTCAGCGCCTCCACACGGCTGAGCACCGAGCGCAGCGTCTTGCGCACGACATCGTTGTTCGACATGCGCGCCTGGAGCTTGGTAATCGAGGCAATGGTCAGAAGATTGTTCTTCACGCGATGGTCTACCTCGTGCACCAGCAGAGTCTGCGCCTTGAGAGAATCCGTCAGTTCCTTTGTTCGCTCGGCCACAGCTTCCTCGGCGAAATGCCGGGCATGGGCCAATTCCGCTTCGCGACTTTTCACGTTGGAAAAGTCGAGCTGGGAAGCGAAGAAAAAGATGACGTTGCCCGCCTTGTCGCGAACGGGGCTGATGAACAGGGCGTTCCAGAAACTGGCGCCATCCTTCCGGTAATTCAGGATGTCGACGGATACATCTTCCTCTGCGGCGATGGCTTCGCGAATCTTGGTGACCGACGCGGGGTCCGTTTCCGGCCCCTGGAGAAATCGGCAGTTGCGACCGATGAGTTCGCTCACCGCGTAGCCGGTCAGCCGCGAGAACGCGTTGTTACAGAAGATAATCGGATTGTCGTCCTGGCGTGGATCGGTAATCAACATCGGCATACGCGTCGCCTTGAAGGCCGCCGCGAAAGGATCGTCATACTCATGCGCTGCGAGCAAACGATCGCCCGCATCTCTGGCCTCCTGCCTGGAGGTTGGGTCGTTGCTCATGCTTTGTCCCTGGCCCACCGCACCTTAATGAGGCGGCCCGCCAGAAGTTCCGCTTCCCCACCCTTTTTCTTTCGATTCTGCGTCGACATATCCGAGCCCCTCCCCCGACCGCATTCGGGATTCCCTTGCGGCCCGTGCCACGGCGCTTCTTTCGCGGACACCAGAGCGGCAGCGTCGACGGCGAATTGTGTTTGCGGTCGTTCACGACCGATCATTATCAAAATATCAGTCAGAAAAAGCCCGATGAATCCATTCACAGATTGGGCCAATAATGATCAAAATTCATCTTTAAAGAATTTTTACTTTCAAAAACAACATAAATATTGAATAATAATTCCATAATCGATATTAATTTCATCAAATTCCGCGCGTAAAACTCGCGAAAACGCCGTAATTTCAGTAATTATAATTTTAACCATCAGTTAAATATCTGCCAAATCAGTATTTTCATTCATAGCTAATATAAAATTACCGGAACTTTTGCATGTCGCGTGCTCAGCTTCCGGCCAACCCAAAGCAAGGTTTAGCAGAGTGTCCTGAATCTATCCGCCAGACTTCATCAAAAGGATCTCCAGATTTACATTGCATTTTCGTGAAATCCACCTTTATAAGGCCGTCCTCGAAGGTTCTTAACGATCATCAACTTCCCAAGCCCCGGAACCGGCCGACCACCATGGCCAACGCGACCTATCTCTTCGCCGTGAATTTCTCTATCGGATTGGCTTTCTCGCTCGCATTCATCGGCATTGCGCGCTCGCAACGCGTGACGATGGGCTACTGGTGCGCTGCGGGTTTCCTTCTCGCCTCCTCCACGGTGGGAATCGAAGCACTGGCACCGCAGACGACCATGCCGGCGCTCATTTCCTTTCTCTCGTTTTCGTGCCTGTTGACAGCGCTGACGCTCGTCACCGCCGGCCTGCTGATCAATTTTACGACTTGGTCGCTCTGGCCCCTGTTCGGGCTCTACCTGTCCTTCGAGGCGGCGTTTCCGCTGCTTGTGGCCGACGCGGTTCGAGATTCCGCGTTTCATGCATTTGCCTATCAGACACCTTTTGCCGCGATGACCGCCCTCGCGGGGGCTGCACTTCTATCCGGCAAGAGAACG
It includes:
- a CDS encoding Response regulator receiver domain-containing protein — its product is MRILIVEDEALLALELEYEIEAAGHEVVAQAPSYKAALEVIDRDKPDFAFVDIHLIDGPRGVDVGYYLSKSHIPFVFVTGNVRRIPEDFAGALGVIEKPYTMNGLQNALSYIDGLIRGISPAEPPPGLALPPSVPSDRKA
- a CDS encoding iron (metal) dependent repressor, DtxR family translates to MAKRKSTGAEDALAAPGTRAAAFQQARDARRSELLEDYVELIDDLVRATGEARQVDIAAYLGVAQPTVARMLNRLSDAGLIEKRPYRGIFLSEAGMKLAEEGRERHAIVETFLIDIGIDPEIASCDAEGIEHHVSRETLAAFKAYSTAKREK
- a CDS encoding PAS domain S-box-containing protein, with protein sequence MSNDPTSRQEARDAGDRLLAAHEYDDPFAAAFKATRMPMLITDPRQDDNPIIFCNNAFSRLTGYAVSELIGRNCRFLQGPETDPASVTKIREAIAAEEDVSVDILNYRKDGASFWNALFISPVRDKAGNVIFFFASQLDFSNVKSREAELAHARHFAEEAVAERTKELTDSLKAQTLLVHEVDHRVKNNLLTIASITKLQARMSNNDVVRKTLRSVLSRVEALSTVQRKLFTADDVTRFDVADFANELVLDLVGSLRRPDIRFTTDLHPVHVSAEKASPLALIMNELVGDAFRRGLADGGGEIHLEVRRLNGHFLIRVVDTVSPVVVDPEDDAFGQVMLETCARQVGAKIERNVEGHRTDVCVTLPVSEKRE